In Niallia sp. FSL W8-0635, one genomic interval encodes:
- a CDS encoding YdiK family protein: MRRSPLFSGVLYIIFGALFTYFAIHDLQRNQDWGFYTYLLVILATFDIGSGIKLINFHFFLKKNQTTGKKPKQ, encoded by the coding sequence ATGAGAAGATCACCGTTATTTTCAGGAGTTCTATATATTATTTTTGGAGCTCTCTTTACGTATTTTGCAATTCACGATTTACAAAGAAACCAAGACTGGGGATTCTATACGTATTTATTAGTCATCCTGGCAACCTTTGATATCGGATCAGGAATAAAGTTAATCAACTTTCATTTTTTCTTGAAAAAAAATCAAACCACTGGAAAAAAGCCGAAACAATAA
- the groES gene encoding co-chaperone GroES produces the protein MLKPLGDRIIIELVETEEKTASGIVLPDSAKEKPQEGKVVAVGTGRVLDNGERVALEVSVDDRIIFSKYSGTEVKYEGKEYLILRESDILAIVG, from the coding sequence TTGTTAAAGCCATTAGGAGATCGCATTATTATTGAGCTTGTTGAAACAGAAGAAAAAACTGCAAGTGGTATCGTATTACCAGACTCTGCTAAAGAAAAGCCTCAAGAAGGCAAAGTAGTAGCTGTAGGAACTGGTCGCGTACTAGATAACGGAGAGCGTGTTGCGCTTGAGGTATCTGTCGATGACCGCATTATCTTCTCAAAATACTCTGGTACTGAAGTGAAATACGAAGGGAAAGAGTACTTAATTCTTCGGGAAAGCGACATTTTAGCTATCGTTGGCTAA
- a CDS encoding DUF956 family protein: MVQSINTKVDLVINATSHTGISEYGKIMIGDKGFEFFNSRDARKFIQIPWEEVDYVIASIMFKGKWIPRYSIQTKKNGTYTFSSKEPKKVLRAIREYVDPKHMVQSLSFFDVIKRGLKIKSKK; the protein is encoded by the coding sequence ATGGTCCAATCAATCAATACAAAAGTCGATTTAGTTATTAATGCAACTTCACATACGGGAATTTCAGAATATGGGAAGATTATGATTGGAGACAAAGGGTTTGAATTTTTTAATAGTCGTGATGCTCGAAAGTTTATTCAAATTCCTTGGGAGGAAGTGGACTACGTGATTGCTTCCATTATGTTCAAGGGGAAATGGATTCCGCGTTATTCTATCCAAACGAAGAAAAATGGCACATATACCTTTTCTTCTAAAGAGCCGAAAAAAGTTTTGCGGGCAATCCGTGAATATGTGGATCCGAAGCATATGGTTCAATCATTAAGCTTCTTTGATGTAATCAAACGTGGCTTGAAGATAAAGTCTAAAAAATAA
- a CDS encoding DUF3800 domain-containing protein: MFFEVLYFFCESNKLDTTKKYSYYGAYGADQTKCDSLVVDISKILRMTAKKSEFHFTEYKNDKNIAPYLYCLQHFIKTNFQINIFVVDNDIAMNFARTADISITELRNLFYVKIPERLFYGLTRGLSDDYTTVEIIADHSPEYGKMRVYSKLKQQMNAHAIYRGMKYYVNKAWYKDSHRSIPLQIVDLIMGIVVFLMEKSYLNIDDDKPIIKSDLIYRFLIEGQNIDLFEKQINIFKWDGQKDIIHEVNISDYLSQFMAFKTQFDVNEMTKILNIKNSIGSTKDIRLKMDYTNNQLRMLLGYLDQLNGKGRNSFIMQNYYKIF; encoded by the coding sequence ATGTTTTTTGAAGTACTCTATTTTTTTTGTGAGTCAAATAAATTAGATACCACAAAAAAATATTCTTATTACGGTGCATATGGAGCCGACCAAACTAAGTGTGATAGTCTAGTAGTTGATATAAGCAAAATTTTAAGAATGACTGCTAAGAAGAGTGAATTTCACTTTACTGAATATAAAAATGACAAGAATATTGCCCCATATCTATATTGTTTACAGCATTTTATAAAAACAAATTTTCAAATTAACATTTTTGTTGTGGATAATGATATTGCAATGAATTTCGCTAGGACTGCGGATATTTCAATTACAGAATTACGTAACTTGTTTTATGTTAAGATTCCAGAAAGGCTATTTTACGGTCTAACTAGGGGTCTGTCAGATGATTATACAACTGTTGAAATTATTGCTGATCACAGTCCAGAGTATGGAAAGATGAGAGTGTATTCAAAGCTCAAACAGCAAATGAATGCACACGCAATATATCGAGGAATGAAATATTATGTTAATAAGGCTTGGTATAAGGATTCTCATAGATCAATTCCTCTTCAAATTGTAGATTTAATTATGGGGATTGTTGTGTTTTTAATGGAGAAGTCTTACCTGAACATTGATGACGATAAACCAATAATTAAAAGTGATCTTATTTACCGCTTTTTAATTGAAGGCCAAAATATTGATTTGTTTGAGAAACAAATCAATATTTTTAAATGGGATGGACAAAAAGATATTATTCATGAAGTTAATATTTCAGATTATTTGTCTCAATTTATGGCATTTAAAACACAGTTTGATGTCAATGAAATGACAAAAATATTGAACATAAAAAATTCCATTGGTTCTACTAAGGATATAAGATTAAAAATGGACTACACAAATAATCAATTAAGAATGCTACTCGGATATCTTGACCAGCTTAATGGGAAAGGGAGAAATTCATTTATAATGCAAAACTATTATAAAATATTTTAG
- a CDS encoding CPBP family intramembrane glutamic endopeptidase, whose amino-acid sequence MKKEYWIILITYIAMQLSTFVGVPVILFIAGLLGYNPASKAIQFQSGVIWLIFSFIIALIICLVLLRREMRNPMRADAMSLPSSIGWAIGGVFLSLFAQSFAGIIEQLIGIKPGSENTEQIMRLIDAAPFVIIVVSIIGPILEELVFRKIIFGSLYKRFGFFISALVSSLIFAVAHMDFVHILLYASMGFTFAFLYVKTKRILVPIFAHVAMNTLVVIMQLNYDRIIEWQEKYSGVTQFIGGFL is encoded by the coding sequence TTGAAAAAAGAATATTGGATTATCTTAATAACTTACATCGCCATGCAGCTCTCCACTTTTGTTGGAGTTCCAGTCATTCTTTTTATCGCTGGTTTGCTTGGATACAATCCAGCTTCTAAAGCGATTCAATTCCAATCTGGCGTTATTTGGCTAATATTTAGTTTTATCATTGCCTTAATCATCTGTCTCGTTTTATTAAGAAGAGAAATGAGAAATCCCATGCGTGCAGATGCGATGAGCCTGCCTTCTTCTATTGGTTGGGCAATTGGCGGGGTGTTTCTCTCTTTATTTGCCCAAAGTTTTGCCGGAATCATTGAGCAGTTAATAGGTATTAAACCAGGGTCAGAAAACACAGAACAAATCATGCGTTTAATTGATGCCGCACCTTTTGTCATTATAGTAGTAAGTATTATTGGACCGATATTAGAGGAACTTGTTTTCCGCAAAATCATTTTCGGTTCCCTTTATAAGCGATTCGGATTTTTTATCTCTGCACTAGTTAGTTCCCTTATCTTTGCAGTTGCTCATATGGATTTTGTCCATATCCTACTATACGCAAGCATGGGCTTTACCTTTGCCTTTTTATATGTAAAAACGAAAAGAATCCTTGTGCCAATCTTCGCCCATGTCGCAATGAATACACTCGTAGTGATTATGCAATTAAACTATGACAGAATTATCGAATGGCAGGAAAAGTACTCGGGCGTAACACAATTTATTGGAGGATTTTTATAA
- a CDS encoding ABC-F family ATP-binding cassette domain-containing protein, giving the protein MILLQVNQLSKHFGAELILSNIKLEVQTRDRIALVGRNGAGKSTLLKIIAGQLSYDSGEIIKPKNVEIGYLAQNTGLESSLSIWDEMLTVFHDLQVKEKHLRKLEQQMSDPNTIENTDAFEKILKEYDHRQFEFKESGGYQYEADIRSVLHGLNFNTFDYSTKISTLSGGQKTRLALAKLLLTTPDILILDEPTNHLDIETLSWLEQYLQGYNGAVLIVSHDRYFLDKVVTQVYEISRHHIQKFIGNYSGYLEQKAANYEREMKLYEKQQDEIAKLETFIQKNLARASTTKRAQSRRKTLDRMDRMDRPDGNEKSASFGFEITKQTGNDVLKITDLSIGYKDSTVSEHISFQINRGDSVALVGPNGVGKSTLLKTIIDKLPKHAGSIALGSNVMIGYYDQEQAELTSNKRVLNELWDDFPLTPEKDIRTVLGNFLFSGDDVLKIVNSLSGGEKARLALSKLMMEKPNVLILDEPTNHLDLDSKEVLENALIDYPGTILFVSHDRYFINRIATKVIELDKKGSTEFLGDYDYYVEKKLEQAEIQALEATNAIQQAQHTGTEEKSSYQMSKEAQKIERQRIRRIEEIETTIEEIETKISEHETLLCEPEIFQDHEKVLEINNSLEQLKDQMERLMDEWTELSDK; this is encoded by the coding sequence ATGATACTATTACAAGTAAATCAGCTATCGAAGCATTTTGGAGCTGAACTTATCTTATCAAATATAAAATTAGAAGTACAAACGAGAGACCGAATCGCACTAGTGGGAAGAAACGGTGCTGGTAAATCTACCCTATTAAAAATAATTGCTGGGCAACTATCCTATGACTCCGGTGAAATCATAAAGCCGAAAAATGTCGAAATAGGCTATCTTGCTCAAAACACTGGTCTCGAATCAAGTCTTTCGATTTGGGATGAGATGCTGACTGTCTTCCACGATCTTCAAGTTAAAGAAAAGCATTTAAGAAAACTGGAACAACAGATGTCAGATCCTAACACAATCGAAAATACAGACGCCTTCGAGAAAATTTTAAAAGAATATGACCACCGTCAATTTGAATTTAAAGAAAGCGGCGGCTATCAATACGAAGCCGATATTCGTTCCGTTTTACACGGACTTAACTTTAATACATTCGATTACAGTACAAAAATCTCTACCTTAAGTGGTGGTCAGAAAACAAGATTAGCTCTAGCAAAGCTTCTGCTAACTACACCAGATATTCTCATATTAGATGAGCCTACAAACCATCTGGATATTGAGACATTATCTTGGCTAGAGCAATATTTACAAGGCTACAATGGTGCTGTGTTAATCGTTTCCCATGACCGTTATTTCCTTGATAAAGTAGTAACTCAAGTGTACGAAATATCAAGACACCATATTCAAAAGTTTATTGGTAACTATAGCGGTTATCTTGAGCAAAAAGCGGCAAATTATGAGCGAGAAATGAAACTTTACGAAAAGCAACAAGATGAAATTGCGAAACTAGAAACATTCATTCAAAAAAACCTGGCGCGAGCGTCAACAACCAAAAGAGCGCAAAGCCGTAGAAAAACATTGGACAGAATGGATAGAATGGATCGTCCTGACGGCAATGAAAAATCGGCATCCTTTGGCTTTGAAATTACGAAGCAAACAGGAAATGATGTATTAAAAATTACTGACCTTTCCATTGGTTATAAAGATAGTACGGTATCTGAGCATATTTCCTTCCAAATAAATAGAGGAGATAGTGTTGCTCTTGTTGGTCCAAATGGTGTTGGGAAATCAACGCTATTAAAAACAATCATTGATAAACTGCCTAAGCATGCTGGCTCCATAGCACTAGGATCAAATGTCATGATTGGATACTACGATCAAGAACAAGCAGAACTAACCTCCAATAAACGAGTACTAAATGAGTTATGGGATGATTTTCCACTTACACCTGAAAAAGATATCCGGACCGTCCTTGGCAATTTCTTATTTTCAGGAGACGATGTTTTAAAAATTGTAAATTCATTAAGTGGTGGAGAAAAGGCACGTCTCGCATTATCAAAGCTAATGATGGAAAAACCAAATGTCTTAATCTTGGACGAGCCTACAAACCATTTAGACTTAGATAGTAAAGAAGTGCTTGAAAATGCCTTGATTGACTACCCAGGTACCATTCTTTTTGTTTCACATGATCGTTATTTTATTAATAGGATTGCGACAAAAGTGATTGAATTAGATAAGAAGGGATCCACAGAATTCTTAGGCGACTATGATTATTATGTGGAAAAAAAGTTGGAGCAAGCAGAAATTCAAGCATTAGAAGCAACTAACGCTATACAACAAGCACAACATACTGGAACAGAAGAAAAAAGCTCTTACCAAATGAGCAAGGAAGCACAAAAAATAGAACGACAAAGAATAAGAAGAATTGAAGAAATAGAAACAACTATTGAAGAAATAGAAACAAAAATTTCGGAACATGAAACGCTTCTATGCGAGCCTGAAATTTTCCAAGATCATGAAAAGGTTCTAGAGATAAATAATAGCCTTGAGCAATTGAAAGATCAAATGGAACGTTTAATGGATGAATGGACCGAATTATCAGATAAGTAA
- the tsaB gene encoding tRNA (adenosine(37)-N6)-threonylcarbamoyltransferase complex dimerization subunit type 1 TsaB, which yields MKILAIDTSNFVLGIALYEDGKVIGEYITNLKKNHSIRAMPAIEQLMKECEIKPKDLTKIVVAKGPGSYTGVRIGVTIAKTLAWTLNIPLVGVSSLEVLAASAGRYFDGYVSPLFDARRGQIYTGLYQITKNDVEIIKNDQLILSKDWVQQLAPLKQCVLFVGNDLPLHEETLKDGLGDFAYLADAVDFNPRPSILAMLGESKPEEAIHTFTPNYIRLAEAEANWLKANKKEKKEDRG from the coding sequence ATGAAGATATTAGCAATAGATACATCAAATTTTGTTTTAGGAATCGCTTTATATGAAGATGGAAAGGTAATTGGGGAATATATTACAAATCTGAAAAAAAACCATTCGATTAGAGCGATGCCTGCAATTGAGCAATTAATGAAGGAATGCGAGATAAAGCCAAAAGATCTTACCAAAATTGTGGTAGCAAAAGGACCAGGATCTTATACAGGTGTTCGGATTGGGGTAACCATTGCAAAAACACTTGCTTGGACATTAAATATTCCATTAGTAGGTGTTTCTAGTCTAGAAGTACTCGCTGCATCTGCTGGACGATATTTTGATGGTTATGTGTCGCCACTTTTCGATGCTAGAAGAGGACAGATTTATACAGGGCTTTATCAAATTACCAAAAATGACGTTGAAATAATAAAAAATGATCAATTGATTTTATCTAAAGATTGGGTTCAGCAGCTTGCTCCATTGAAGCAATGCGTATTGTTTGTTGGGAATGATTTACCTCTTCATGAGGAAACCTTAAAGGATGGATTAGGTGATTTTGCTTATCTAGCAGATGCAGTGGACTTTAATCCGAGACCGTCTATCCTTGCGATGTTAGGTGAATCAAAACCAGAGGAAGCGATACATACGTTTACACCTAATTATATTCGGTTAGCAGAGGCAGAGGCGAATTGGTTAAAAGCAAATAAAAAAGAGAAAAAGGAAGACAGGGGATAA
- the tsaE gene encoding tRNA (adenosine(37)-N6)-threonylcarbamoyltransferase complex ATPase subunit type 1 TsaE, whose amino-acid sequence MDNFEWKADNAEETIDFAERIGLLLEAGDVITLEGDLGAGKTTFTKGIAKGLGVTKTVNSPTFTIIKEYKGNLPLYHMDVYRLKNSEEDLGFDEYFEGDGVTVVEWAHLIEDQLPMELLQIQLFYNSTSGRKIVLTPKGSRYMQLCKELFE is encoded by the coding sequence ATGGATAACTTTGAATGGAAGGCAGATAATGCGGAAGAAACGATTGATTTTGCAGAGCGAATTGGCTTGCTTTTAGAAGCGGGAGATGTAATTACTTTAGAAGGTGATCTTGGCGCTGGCAAAACAACTTTTACAAAAGGAATAGCGAAAGGATTAGGAGTAACCAAAACAGTTAATAGTCCAACCTTTACGATAATTAAGGAGTACAAAGGGAATTTACCGCTTTACCATATGGATGTTTATCGATTAAAGAATAGCGAGGAAGATTTAGGCTTTGATGAGTATTTCGAAGGGGATGGAGTTACTGTTGTAGAATGGGCCCACTTAATTGAGGATCAATTGCCTATGGAGTTATTACAAATACAATTATTTTATAACAGCACTTCAGGAAGAAAAATTGTTTTAACACCTAAAGGTTCGCGCTATATGCAATTATGTAAGGAGTTATTTGAATGA
- the tsaD gene encoding tRNA (adenosine(37)-N6)-threonylcarbamoyltransferase complex transferase subunit TsaD: MKNNNVIIMGMETSCDETAVSIVKNGKEILSNIVSSQIESHKRFGGVVPEIASRHHVEQITLVIEEALSKADITYEEIDAIAVTEGPGLVGALLIGVNAAKAISFAQDIPLIGVHHIAGHIYANQLVDNLEFPLLALVVSGGHTELVLMKEHGHFEVIGETRDDAAGEAYDKVARTLNLPYPGGPHIDRLAAEGNPDAVKLPRAWIEGTYDFSFSGLKSAVINTVHNAEQRGEVIRPEDLAASFQESVVEVLVAKTVEAAEQYQVKQVVLAGGVAANKGLRTALVDKFKELDSVKLTIPPLALCTDNAAMIAAAGTIFFEKGQRAQLDLNGNPGLDITIHNGIE; this comes from the coding sequence ATGAAAAATAATAATGTGATTATAATGGGTATGGAAACAAGCTGTGATGAAACAGCAGTTTCGATTGTGAAAAATGGAAAGGAAATTCTTTCAAATATCGTGTCATCTCAAATTGAAAGTCATAAACGATTTGGTGGGGTTGTTCCAGAAATTGCTTCGAGACATCATGTGGAGCAAATTACGCTTGTAATAGAAGAAGCACTTTCCAAGGCGGATATTACTTATGAAGAAATCGATGCTATTGCCGTAACAGAAGGACCTGGTTTAGTAGGAGCACTTTTAATAGGAGTGAATGCTGCTAAAGCGATTAGTTTTGCACAGGATATCCCCCTTATTGGTGTACATCATATTGCGGGTCATATTTATGCCAATCAGCTTGTGGATAACTTGGAGTTTCCTTTATTAGCACTTGTGGTTTCTGGTGGGCATACAGAATTAGTATTAATGAAAGAGCATGGTCATTTTGAAGTTATTGGAGAAACAAGAGATGATGCTGCTGGAGAGGCGTATGATAAAGTTGCGAGAACACTTAATCTTCCTTATCCAGGGGGGCCTCATATTGATCGACTAGCAGCAGAAGGGAATCCTGATGCGGTTAAACTACCAAGAGCATGGATAGAAGGCACGTATGATTTTAGTTTCAGTGGATTGAAATCAGCAGTTATTAACACTGTGCATAACGCAGAGCAACGAGGAGAAGTTATTAGACCAGAAGATTTAGCAGCTAGCTTTCAGGAAAGTGTTGTGGAAGTATTGGTTGCAAAGACTGTCGAGGCGGCAGAGCAGTACCAAGTGAAGCAGGTTGTATTAGCTGGTGGGGTTGCTGCTAATAAAGGACTTAGAACTGCACTTGTGGATAAGTTTAAAGAGCTAGATTCTGTAAAATTAACGATTCCACCATTAGCATTATGTACAGATAATGCGGCAATGATTGCTGCAGCAGGAACTATTTTCTTTGAAAAAGGGCAGCGTGCACAATTGGATTTGAACGGAAATCCAGGATTAGATATAACAATCCACAATGGAATAGAGTAA
- a CDS encoding redox-sensing transcriptional repressor Rex: MHNEVMKIPQATAKRLPLYYRFLKNLHSSGKQRVSSAELSEAVKVDSATIRRDFSYFGALGKKGYGYNVNYLLSFFRKTLDQDELTKVALIGVGNLGVAFLKYNFLKNNNTKIEVGFDVIEEKIGTLVNDVPIHHMDDLEKVLQENGVEVAILTVPANAAQIITDRLVESKIKGILNFTPARLNVPANVRVHHIDLAVELQSLVYFLKHYPTPDVEAEETEE; this comes from the coding sequence ATGCATAATGAGGTAATGAAAATACCGCAGGCAACAGCAAAGCGGTTACCATTATACTATCGTTTTTTGAAAAACTTACATTCATCAGGAAAGCAAAGAGTGTCTTCTGCTGAATTAAGTGAAGCGGTGAAGGTAGATTCTGCAACAATAAGAAGAGACTTCTCTTATTTTGGTGCGCTCGGAAAAAAAGGATATGGATACAATGTAAACTATTTATTGTCGTTTTTCCGTAAAACATTAGATCAAGATGAACTGACGAAGGTAGCTTTAATTGGTGTTGGTAATCTAGGGGTTGCCTTTTTGAAATATAACTTCTTAAAAAATAATAACACAAAAATTGAAGTAGGATTCGATGTTATAGAAGAAAAGATTGGCACTTTAGTGAACGATGTGCCGATTCATCATATGGATGACTTAGAGAAGGTGCTGCAAGAAAATGGTGTTGAGGTAGCTATACTAACGGTACCGGCAAATGCAGCACAGATTATTACGGATCGTTTAGTAGAGAGCAAGATCAAAGGGATATTGAATTTCACACCAGCACGATTAAATGTGCCAGCAAATGTGAGAGTTCATCATATTGACCTAGCTGTAGAGCTGCAATCGCTTGTTTATTTCTTAAAGCATTATCCTACGCCGGATGTAGAGGCAGAGGAAACAGAAGAATAA
- the groL gene encoding chaperonin GroEL (60 kDa chaperone family; promotes refolding of misfolded polypeptides especially under stressful conditions; forms two stacked rings of heptamers to form a barrel-shaped 14mer; ends can be capped by GroES; misfolded proteins enter the barrel where they are refolded when GroES binds) has translation MAKDIKFSEEARRAMLRGVDALADAVKVTLGPKGRNVVLEKKYGSPLITNDGVTIAKEIELEDAFENMGAKLVAEVASKTNDVAGDGTTTATVLAQAMIREGLKNVTAGANPMGIRKGMDKAIATAIEELQAISKPIEGKASIAQVAAISSADEEVGQLIAEAMERVGNDGVITIEESKGFTTELDVVEGMQFDRGYVSPYMVTDSDKMEAVLENPYILITDKKISNIQEILPVLEQVVQQGKPLLIVAEDVEGEANATLVLNKLRGTFTAVAVKAPGFGDRRKAMLEDIAVLTGGQVITEDLGLELKTTSIESLGRAAKVVITKETTTIVEGAGSSDDIQARVNQLRVQLEETTSEFDREKLQERLAKLAGGVAVVKVGAATETELKERKLRIEDALNSTRAAVEEGIVAGGGTALLNVYNKVAAIQAEGDEATGINIVLRAIEEPVRQIAFNAGLEGSVIVEKLKNEPVGTGFNAANGEWVNMIEAGIVDPTKVTRSALQNAGSVAAMFLTTEAVVADKPEPAGSAAMPDMSGMGGMGGMM, from the coding sequence ATGGCTAAAGATATTAAATTTAGTGAAGAAGCTCGCCGTGCTATGCTGCGTGGGGTAGATGCTCTAGCAGATGCTGTAAAAGTAACACTTGGACCAAAAGGACGCAACGTGGTTCTTGAGAAAAAATATGGTTCACCACTTATCACAAATGATGGTGTAACAATCGCAAAAGAAATCGAATTAGAAGATGCATTTGAAAACATGGGTGCAAAACTTGTTGCGGAAGTAGCAAGCAAAACTAATGATGTTGCTGGGGACGGTACAACAACAGCAACAGTTCTAGCTCAAGCAATGATTCGTGAAGGACTTAAAAACGTTACAGCTGGAGCTAATCCAATGGGCATCCGTAAAGGGATGGACAAAGCGATTGCTACTGCAATTGAAGAGTTACAAGCTATTTCGAAACCAATCGAAGGCAAAGCTTCTATTGCACAAGTTGCTGCTATTTCTTCTGCTGATGAAGAAGTAGGTCAATTAATTGCTGAAGCAATGGAACGTGTTGGTAACGACGGTGTTATCACAATCGAAGAATCAAAAGGCTTCACAACTGAATTAGACGTAGTAGAAGGTATGCAATTCGACCGTGGATACGTATCACCTTACATGGTAACTGATTCAGATAAAATGGAAGCTGTTCTTGAAAATCCATATATCTTAATTACAGATAAAAAGATTTCTAACATCCAAGAAATCCTACCTGTGTTAGAACAAGTTGTTCAACAAGGTAAACCATTATTAATCGTTGCAGAAGACGTAGAAGGCGAAGCAAATGCTACATTAGTATTAAACAAACTTCGCGGTACATTCACTGCAGTAGCTGTTAAAGCTCCTGGCTTTGGTGATCGTCGTAAAGCAATGCTAGAAGATATCGCTGTTTTAACTGGCGGTCAAGTAATCACAGAAGATCTTGGCTTAGAGCTTAAAACAACATCTATTGAATCTTTAGGACGCGCTGCAAAAGTAGTAATCACAAAAGAAACTACTACAATTGTTGAAGGTGCAGGTTCATCTGATGATATCCAAGCACGCGTAAACCAACTTCGTGTTCAATTAGAAGAAACTACTTCTGAATTTGACCGTGAAAAACTACAAGAGCGCCTTGCAAAACTTGCTGGTGGTGTAGCAGTGGTTAAAGTTGGTGCTGCAACAGAAACAGAATTAAAAGAACGTAAATTACGTATCGAAGACGCTCTAAACTCTACTCGTGCTGCTGTAGAAGAAGGTATCGTAGCAGGTGGTGGTACAGCACTTCTAAACGTATACAATAAAGTAGCTGCTATCCAAGCAGAAGGCGACGAAGCAACTGGTATAAACATCGTTCTACGTGCAATCGAAGAGCCAGTTCGTCAAATCGCATTCAACGCAGGCCTAGAAGGATCTGTAATCGTTGAGAAATTGAAAAACGAACCAGTAGGAACAGGTTTCAACGCTGCTAACGGCGAGTGGGTAAACATGATCGAAGCTGGTATCGTTGACCCAACTAAAGTTACTCGTTCTGCATTACAAAACGCAGGAAGTGTTGCTGCAATGTTCTTAACTACAGAAGCTGTAGTTGCTGACAAGCCAGAACCAGCAGGTAGCGCTGCAATGCCTGATATGAGCGGCATGGGTGGAATGGGCGGCATGATGTAA
- the moaC gene encoding cyclic pyranopterin monophosphate synthase MoaC, which yields MGEFTHFNKEGRAKMVDISEKTETARIAVALSSIKVSKEIYEKITKREIKKGDVLAVAQVAGIMAAKKTADIIPMCHPIMLKGVDISFQWEEYAEDYQLIITATVKTVGSTGVEMEALTAASVTALTIYDMCKSMDKGMVIGHTYLVEKSGGKSGDYKRER from the coding sequence ATGGGGGAGTTTACACATTTTAATAAGGAAGGCCGTGCGAAAATGGTTGATATATCAGAAAAAACTGAAACCGCTCGCATAGCTGTTGCTCTATCTAGTATTAAAGTAAGTAAAGAAATCTATGAGAAAATCACAAAGCGGGAAATAAAAAAAGGGGATGTACTAGCTGTTGCCCAAGTAGCAGGAATAATGGCTGCTAAAAAGACGGCTGACATCATACCTATGTGTCACCCTATTATGTTGAAGGGTGTCGATATATCGTTTCAATGGGAAGAATATGCGGAAGATTATCAATTGATTATTACTGCAACGGTAAAGACAGTTGGAAGTACAGGCGTGGAAATGGAAGCATTGACTGCTGCATCTGTTACAGCGTTAACGATTTATGATATGTGTAAAAGTATGGATAAAGGGATGGTAATTGGCCACACTTATTTAGTCGAGAAATCAGGTGGGAAAAGCGGCGATTACAAGAGAGAGCGTTAG
- the rimI gene encoding ribosomal protein S18-alanine N-acetyltransferase: MSAFEFRYMTVADIDNVFEIETISFTTPWSKEAFYNELTQNRFAKYMVIQHGKELVGYCGVWIVVDEAHITNIAILPEYRGKKLGETLLTMIMEEARKLGAISMTLEVRVTNVVAQNLYRKLGFQNGAIRKKYYTDNQEDALVMWVKL; the protein is encoded by the coding sequence ATGTCAGCATTTGAATTTCGATATATGACAGTAGCGGATATCGATAATGTTTTTGAAATAGAAACAATCTCATTTACTACACCTTGGAGTAAAGAGGCTTTTTATAATGAGTTAACGCAAAATCGGTTTGCAAAATATATGGTTATCCAGCATGGAAAAGAACTTGTCGGATATTGTGGAGTATGGATAGTGGTAGATGAAGCCCATATTACAAATATCGCGATTCTGCCTGAGTATAGAGGGAAGAAGCTTGGTGAAACATTGCTTACAATGATAATGGAAGAGGCAAGGAAGCTTGGTGCGATTTCTATGACTTTAGAAGTACGCGTAACAAATGTCGTGGCGCAGAATTTATATAGAAAACTAGGGTTTCAAAATGGGGCTATCAGAAAGAAGTATTATACAGATAATCAAGAAGATGCTTTAGTAATGTGGGTGAAATTATGA